In the Clostridium cellulovorans 743B genome, TAGCAAGTAACTCTTCTCTCAATACTTTTATTTCCCTAGATACTCTTCCACCTGATTGAGCAACCGCACTCTTCATCGCAAGGTCTGTCTTAGCCGTTATTATGTCCATGACAGCTTCAGCTTGACTCAAGTCAATCCTACCATTTAAGAATGCCCTCTTAGTAAACTCACCTGGATCAGCTATCCTTACCCCTTGCTTTAATACAACTTCCAATATTCTTTTAGTAGAAATTAATCCACCATGGCAGTTAATTTCTACTGTATCTTCTGCAGTGAAGCTTTTAGGTGCTTTCATGTAGCTTACTATAACTTCATCTATTATCTCTTCATTTTCTAAATCAATTATATTTCCATACCTCATAGTATATGGCTTTATATCCATTAAATCTTTTCCGTTTGCACTTCTAAATAGCTTAGAAGCTACAGATAAAGCACTATTGCCTGATATTCTTATTATTGAAATACCACCTTCACCAATGGGCGTAGCTATGGCAGCTATCGTATCAAATTCCTTCATCAGTAATCTCCTTAAATTTTATATAAGTTTCTCTAGATGCTATATTTTAAACATTTCTAAATTTTAATATAAAACTTCCAAATTCATTCTTATACAAATGAATTTGGAGTTTAGATGTTTTTAGTTAACCTACATATATTATAAATTATATCCAAATCTCAACTCTAGCCTTTATTAATTTATCATAGATTCATCTATGATAAATATTTTACATTTTGAAAATTTATCATAACACTTCGAAAATCTTAGTAATTTTCAATTTCAATATTATGTATCTCTGCATATTCATTACTCCATTTAGAGATATCAATAAGTATATTTTGTAAATCATCTCCTAATTTAGTACTAGAGTATTCCACTCTTGGTGGAACTTCAGCATAAACTTTCCTAGTTATAAGTTTGTCTTTCTCTAACTCTCTAAGTTGTTGAGTAAGCATTTTTTGAGTTATATTTGGTAATAACTTTCTTAGCTCATTAAATCGTTTGGTTCCCTTACTAAGATGCCACAATATAATCATCTTCCATTTACCGCCAATAAGTTCTAGCGCTAATTCTATTGAAGTATTATATTTATCTTTTATATCATCCATATATATTTACCTCACTTTACAGTATCAAAAACATACTATGCATCCAAAAGGAATGTATGATCAAAATAAATATTTAGAGGTCAATCTGTAACCTCTATTCTTAACTAATTATAAGGATTTTTTTCTAAAAATCAATAAAAGATTTTATAAAAATAAGTTTTACATATGAAAAAAGTCGTGGTTTTAACCACGACTCTTTCTATCTCTTTTAACTTCAATAACAACTCTTCTATAAGGCTCTGCACCTTCACTATAAGTATCAACATACCTATCCTCTTGAAGTGTTGCATGGATTATTCTTCTTTCATATGGATTCATAGGTTCCAATCTAAAGGCTTTTTTAGTTTTAGCAACCCTATGAGCCAACTTTATAGCTAAAGACTTTAGCTTTTCTTCCCTTTTAGCCCTGTAGTTTTCTGTATCTAGAACCACTCTCTTATATTCACCTTCATGGCCCTTGTTCACTACAAGACTAACTAAGTATTGAAGAGAATCTAAAGTTTCACCTCTGTAACCAATAATGATACCCATATCATCACCTTTTAAATCTATCTTTAGATTATCTTTTTCCTCAGTTACAAATACCTCAGCTTTTACATTCATCTTCTCTAAAACATCAGTTAAAAAAGCTTTAGCTTCCAAGATAGAATCTCTTTTAACTGTTACTTTTACTTTGGCAGGTCTTGCACCGAATTTTAAAAATCCTTTATTGCCCTCATCTAATATTTGAACTTCTACTCTATTTCTATCTACATTAAGCTTTTCAAGAGCATTTTCAATAGCCGTATCTACATTTTTTCCTTCAATTTCTATGCACTTCATTCGGTAAGTTTCACCCCCTAATTAAAATTATATATATTAAGCAACTTTTTCTTTTGAGCCTTTATACACAAATTTTTGAATTAAGTAAGTTTGAGCAAATTGGAATATATTACCTATAACATAGTACATTACTACCGCTGAGTTTAAAGTTAAACTCATAAACAACATCATTCCAGTTGTAACTATAGTCATAGTACTCATGTTCTTAGCAGCTTCAGCTGTTTGTGTCTGCTTAGTTGAATATGTTGTAGAAATATAAGTAGTTGCTGCTGTTAAAACAGGCAATATATATCTTGGATCTCTAGCTGATAAATCAGTCAACCATAAAAAACTATGGCCTTTAATTATTTCAGCATCTTTAAATACAAAATACATAGCCATCAATACTGGCCATTGAAGTAATAATGGTAAACATCCTGCAAAAGGACTTGCTCCACTTTCTTTATATAATTGCATAGTAGCTTGATTAAGCTTTTGCGGATCACTTTTATATTTAGCTTGTAGCTTTGCAACCTCAGGTTGTATTTCTCTCATTTTAAAACTTGACTTAATTTGTTTTATATTTAATGGGAAAAGACAAATTTTAAAGAATATACTAAATACTATTATAGATAAACCTACTGAAATATTCAGATTGTTTATACCAGAATCTAGTAAGTTAACAATCCATTCAAATATAGTTGTTAAAAAACTTGTAATTGCCTGAATCACAGGGCACCTCCTAATTATTACTCTACAGGGTCATATCCTCCAGAACTAAATGGATTACATCTTAAAACACGTTTTAATGCCATGAAACCACCTCTAATTACTCCATGCTTTTCCAAGGCTTCTATTGCATATTGAGAACAAGTAGGAAGAAACTTGCATGTTGGTGTTCCCTTTAATGGTGATATGTATTTTCTATAGAATTTTATTATTTTTATTAGTATTCTCTTCACTTCCATATAACCCTGCCTTTATAAATAAATT is a window encoding:
- the yidD gene encoding membrane protein insertion efficiency factor YidD — protein: MEVKRILIKIIKFYRKYISPLKGTPTCKFLPTCSQYAIEALEKHGVIRGGFMALKRVLRCNPFSSGGYDPVE
- a CDS encoding winged helix-turn-helix transcriptional regulator translates to MDDIKDKYNTSIELALELIGGKWKMIILWHLSKGTKRFNELRKLLPNITQKMLTQQLRELEKDKLITRKVYAEVPPRVEYSSTKLGDDLQNILIDISKWSNEYAEIHNIEIENY
- the yidC gene encoding membrane protein insertase YidC — encoded protein: MIQAITSFLTTIFEWIVNLLDSGINNLNISVGLSIIVFSIFFKICLFPLNIKQIKSSFKMREIQPEVAKLQAKYKSDPQKLNQATMQLYKESGASPFAGCLPLLLQWPVLMAMYFVFKDAEIIKGHSFLWLTDLSARDPRYILPVLTAATTYISTTYSTKQTQTAEAAKNMSTMTIVTTGMMLFMSLTLNSAVVMYYVIGNIFQFAQTYLIQKFVYKGSKEKVA
- the jag gene encoding RNA-binding cell elongation regulator Jag/EloR encodes the protein MKCIEIEGKNVDTAIENALEKLNVDRNRVEVQILDEGNKGFLKFGARPAKVKVTVKRDSILEAKAFLTDVLEKMNVKAEVFVTEEKDNLKIDLKGDDMGIIIGYRGETLDSLQYLVSLVVNKGHEGEYKRVVLDTENYRAKREEKLKSLAIKLAHRVAKTKKAFRLEPMNPYERRIIHATLQEDRYVDTYSEGAEPYRRVVIEVKRDRKSRG